In Luteibacter mycovicinus, a genomic segment contains:
- the zipA gene encoding cell division protein ZipA, which produces MNPAIGLAWNPAVGIPMLFVGIVVMVLLWLFGQPRKEQGRRKPVPEQPERARERREPVFSDEDGGVDAREAYDERDNVSFSARDELREDDANDPLFNPRPKQAELDVDLRAELERLGASLAGERTASAAPVTPAAPAPAASAPVTRPAQRTEPRFDLDLPFNLDDEPRVAAPAPVPAPAPVPVRPPAQAPAPVAKTPPRSDLGRRPPHAPVERIVSLYVVAREGTRFNGSDLVVAAEKAGLEFGDMGIYHRLVDGHPEQGPIFSVANLTKPGNFDMARIATLQTSGLSFFMALPGPVPALDAWDAMLPTAQRLGELLDGLVLDEERNALGRQRIAHIRDELRGWDRGHEGEEIKFGQ; this is translated from the coding sequence ATGAATCCCGCCATCGGCCTCGCCTGGAATCCCGCAGTGGGCATCCCGATGCTCTTCGTCGGCATCGTCGTGATGGTGCTGCTCTGGCTGTTCGGTCAGCCGCGCAAGGAGCAGGGTCGCCGCAAGCCGGTGCCGGAGCAGCCCGAGCGTGCCCGCGAGCGCCGCGAACCGGTCTTCAGCGACGAGGACGGTGGCGTCGATGCGCGCGAGGCATACGACGAGCGGGACAACGTGTCCTTCAGTGCCCGCGACGAGCTGCGCGAGGACGACGCCAACGACCCGCTGTTCAATCCGCGGCCGAAACAGGCCGAGCTCGATGTGGACCTGAGGGCGGAGCTGGAGCGCCTCGGCGCGTCGCTGGCCGGTGAGCGGACGGCGTCCGCCGCGCCCGTGACGCCGGCGGCACCGGCGCCGGCGGCATCCGCGCCCGTGACGCGTCCCGCCCAGCGCACCGAGCCACGTTTCGATCTGGACCTGCCGTTCAATCTCGACGACGAGCCGCGCGTTGCCGCGCCTGCGCCGGTCCCGGCCCCCGCGCCGGTGCCGGTGCGCCCCCCTGCGCAAGCTCCCGCACCGGTGGCGAAGACCCCTCCGCGCTCGGATCTCGGCCGCCGCCCGCCGCACGCGCCGGTCGAGCGTATCGTCAGTCTGTACGTCGTCGCCCGCGAAGGCACCCGGTTCAACGGTTCCGATCTCGTCGTGGCCGCTGAAAAGGCCGGCCTGGAGTTCGGCGACATGGGGATTTACCACCGGCTCGTCGACGGCCATCCGGAACAGGGCCCGATTTTCAGCGTCGCCAACCTGACCAAGCCCGGCAACTTCGACATGGCGCGCATCGCCACCTTGCAGACCTCGGGTCTGTCGTTCTTCATGGCGCTGCCGGGTCCCGTGCCCGCGCTGGACGCCTGGGACGCGATGCTGCCCACCGCGCAGCGCCTGGGCGAGTTGCTCGACGGCCTGGTCCTGGACGAGGAGCGCAACGCGCTCGGCCGCCAGCGCATCGCACACATCCGCGACGAGCTGCGTGGCTGGGACCGCGGGCACGAAGGCGAAGAGATCAAGTTCGGCCAGTAA
- the smc gene encoding chromosome segregation protein SMC: protein MRLTTIKLAGFKSFVDPTTLHLPTNMTGVVGPNGCGKSNIIDAIRWVMGESAASRLRGDSLTDVIFSGSSARKPVGQATVELIFDNSDGTIQGEYASFAEISVKRIVSRDGQSSYHLNGARCRRRDITDLFLGTGLGPRSYSIIEQGMISQIIEAAPEELRTHLEEAAGISKYKERRKETESRIKATRENLDRVRDVRDEVDKQLDHLNRQARAAERWKAFKEEHTRREAELRALEYRTLHRRHEGEGSGLREAELEIEKHLAGQRQVEAQMESVRERHQGASEHLNQVQAEVYKVGSEIARVEQQVRHSRDLSERLTRARGEAEREFEELQGHIGADREQVETLRMALAEGEPRLEALQQIQDETGDVVRATESKLADWQQRWDTHTRGASESSRAAEVERTKLAYLDRQTVDLSRRKEALDAEQKATDIAALDAASEQLDVEHDTQREKVEQLGGVLDQHKVAYERVLDEERQVQTALNDGRQQLQTARGRQASLEALQSAALGQEETAASGWLSRLGLDRSRRLGESLQVDAGYESPVETVLAGVLDGVLVDSIDALLPEFEALGQADVALFAREQGGPGAPGTLAEHVRGPVAAVALLSNVFVAESVEAAAARLASLQPHQSVITRDGAWMGPGWARVLRAQGNQVGVLAREREIRQLAGQIETLEATLEERTEQLEALRTSKFETERQRDDAQRDLYAAHRRLSELAGQLQSHRGKMETARARAEKVGGEISVIVDQLDELQGQTRDARARLDEAVGHMGDREDERRGLENERRELLEAREEARINAREAADQSHQLALSMESKRSALGSLEQALARLDTQLRQVTARRDEIDQQLAAGSDPIAELEAERQTYLDQRLLVDKQLVDARRALEDCDAEFRRLEQERQRVEHVLNQVRENVSEKRLAAQALQLRAEQLAQAIVASGLELEALLTELPEDAEPERWQQQLVDLSGKIARLEPVNLAAIQEHAEQSQRKEYLDAQLLDLTSAMETLEGAIKKIDRETRQRFKETFDRVNAGVQELFPRLFGGGHAYLELTGEDLLDTGVSIMARPPGKRVSNITLLSGGEKALTAVSLVFAIFGLNPAPFCLLDEVDAPLDEANVGRFSAMVREMSEKVQFIFVSHNKATMEAAHQLCGVTMREPGVSRLVQVDLAEASKLVGAA, encoded by the coding sequence ATGCGTCTGACCACGATCAAGCTGGCGGGATTCAAGTCGTTCGTCGACCCCACCACGCTGCACCTGCCCACCAATATGACCGGCGTCGTCGGTCCGAACGGCTGCGGCAAGTCGAACATCATCGACGCCATCCGTTGGGTCATGGGTGAATCCGCGGCCAGCCGTCTTCGCGGCGACTCCCTCACTGACGTCATCTTCTCCGGCTCCAGCGCGCGCAAGCCGGTGGGCCAGGCCACGGTCGAACTGATCTTCGACAACAGCGACGGCACCATCCAGGGCGAGTACGCCAGCTTCGCCGAGATCTCGGTCAAGCGCATCGTCAGTCGTGACGGCCAGTCCTCGTATCACCTCAACGGCGCGCGTTGCCGTCGCCGTGACATCACCGACCTGTTCCTTGGGACCGGCCTGGGCCCGCGTTCCTACTCGATCATCGAGCAGGGCATGATCAGCCAGATCATCGAGGCGGCGCCGGAAGAACTGCGCACCCATCTCGAAGAAGCCGCTGGCATCTCCAAGTACAAGGAGCGCCGCAAGGAAACCGAGAGCCGCATCAAGGCCACCCGCGAGAACCTCGACCGCGTGCGTGACGTGCGCGACGAGGTCGACAAACAGCTGGACCACCTGAATCGCCAGGCCCGTGCCGCCGAGCGCTGGAAGGCCTTCAAGGAAGAGCACACCCGCCGCGAAGCCGAGCTCCGCGCGCTGGAGTACCGTACGCTGCATCGCCGCCACGAAGGCGAAGGCTCCGGTCTGCGCGAGGCGGAACTCGAGATCGAGAAACACCTCGCCGGCCAGCGCCAGGTCGAGGCGCAGATGGAAAGCGTGCGCGAGCGCCACCAGGGCGCCAGCGAGCACCTCAATCAGGTTCAGGCCGAGGTTTACAAGGTCGGCTCCGAGATCGCCCGTGTCGAGCAGCAGGTGCGGCATAGCCGCGACCTCAGCGAGCGACTGACGCGCGCGCGTGGCGAAGCCGAGCGCGAATTCGAAGAACTGCAGGGTCACATCGGCGCCGACCGCGAGCAGGTGGAGACCCTGCGCATGGCGCTGGCCGAGGGCGAGCCCAGGCTCGAAGCCCTGCAGCAGATCCAGGACGAGACGGGCGACGTGGTCCGTGCCACCGAGTCGAAGCTGGCCGACTGGCAGCAGCGCTGGGATACCCATACCCGGGGTGCGTCGGAGTCCAGCCGCGCGGCCGAGGTCGAGCGGACAAAGCTGGCCTATCTCGACCGCCAGACGGTCGACCTGTCGCGTCGCAAAGAGGCGTTGGATGCCGAACAGAAGGCGACCGACATCGCCGCGCTCGACGCCGCCTCCGAACAACTCGATGTCGAGCACGATACCCAGCGCGAGAAGGTGGAGCAGCTGGGCGGCGTGCTCGACCAGCACAAGGTCGCGTACGAGCGCGTGCTCGACGAAGAGCGCCAGGTGCAGACCGCACTGAACGACGGGCGTCAGCAGTTGCAGACCGCGCGCGGCCGCCAGGCCTCGCTCGAAGCCCTGCAGAGTGCCGCGCTGGGCCAGGAAGAAACCGCGGCCAGTGGCTGGCTGTCGCGCCTTGGACTCGACCGCTCGCGTCGCCTGGGCGAATCGCTGCAGGTCGACGCCGGCTACGAGTCGCCGGTGGAAACCGTGCTCGCCGGCGTCCTCGACGGGGTGCTGGTCGATTCGATCGACGCCTTGCTGCCCGAATTCGAAGCGCTCGGTCAGGCCGATGTCGCGCTGTTCGCCAGGGAGCAGGGCGGCCCCGGCGCCCCCGGTACCCTCGCCGAGCACGTGCGTGGACCGGTGGCCGCCGTCGCGCTGCTGAGCAACGTCTTTGTCGCGGAGTCGGTGGAAGCCGCCGCCGCACGTCTCGCTTCACTGCAGCCGCACCAGTCCGTCATCACGCGCGATGGCGCATGGATGGGTCCGGGCTGGGCCCGTGTGCTGCGGGCGCAGGGCAATCAGGTCGGCGTGCTCGCCCGCGAACGCGAGATCCGCCAGCTCGCCGGGCAGATCGAAACCCTCGAAGCCACTCTCGAAGAACGTACCGAACAGCTGGAAGCCCTGCGTACCAGCAAGTTCGAGACCGAGCGTCAGCGTGACGACGCCCAGCGCGATCTCTACGCCGCGCATCGCCGTCTGTCCGAGCTCGCCGGTCAGTTGCAGAGCCATCGCGGCAAGATGGAGACGGCGCGCGCCCGAGCCGAGAAGGTCGGCGGCGAAATCTCCGTCATCGTCGATCAGCTCGACGAACTGCAGGGCCAGACCCGTGATGCCCGCGCGCGCCTCGATGAGGCCGTCGGCCACATGGGCGATCGCGAGGACGAGCGCCGTGGTCTCGAAAACGAGCGTCGCGAGTTGCTCGAAGCGCGCGAAGAAGCCCGTATCAATGCGCGCGAAGCGGCTGACCAGTCGCACCAGCTCGCACTGAGCATGGAGTCCAAGCGCTCGGCGCTGGGGTCGCTCGAACAGGCTCTTGCGCGTCTGGATACCCAGCTGCGCCAGGTGACCGCTCGCCGCGATGAGATCGATCAGCAGCTGGCTGCCGGTTCCGATCCCATTGCGGAACTCGAAGCCGAGCGGCAGACCTACCTCGACCAGCGTCTGCTGGTCGACAAGCAGCTGGTCGACGCACGTCGTGCGCTCGAAGACTGCGACGCCGAGTTCCGCCGGCTCGAGCAGGAGCGCCAGCGCGTCGAGCACGTGCTCAATCAGGTGCGTGAAAACGTGTCCGAAAAGCGTCTCGCCGCGCAGGCCTTGCAGCTGCGTGCCGAACAGCTGGCCCAGGCCATCGTGGCGTCGGGTCTCGAACTCGAAGCATTGCTCACCGAACTGCCCGAAGACGCCGAGCCGGAGCGCTGGCAGCAGCAGCTGGTCGACCTTTCCGGCAAGATCGCCCGTCTGGAGCCGGTCAACCTGGCCGCTATCCAGGAGCACGCCGAGCAGTCGCAGCGCAAGGAATACCTCGATGCGCAGCTGCTCGACCTGACGAGCGCGATGGAAACGCTGGAGGGCGCGATCAAGAAGATCGATCGCGAGACCCGTCAGCGTTTCAAGGAGACCTTCGACCGCGTCAATGCGGGTGTGCAGGAGTTGTTCCCACGGCTGTTCGGCGGCGGCCACGCCTACCTCGAGCTCACCGGCGAAGACCTCCTCGACACCGGTGTGTCGATCATGGCCCGGCCACCCGGCAAGCGCGTCTCCAACATCACGCTGCTGTCCGGCGGTGAGAAGGCGCTCACGGCAGTCTCACTCGTCTTCGCGATATTTGGCCTCAACCCGGCGCCGTTCTGCCTGCTCGACGAGGTGGACGCACCGCTGGACGAAGCCAACGTGGGCCGTTTCTCGGCCATGGTCCGCGAGATGAGTGAGAAGGTGCAGTTCATCTTCGTCAGCCATAACAAGGCCACGATGGAGGCCGCCCATCAGCTCTGCGGCGTTACCATGCGCGAGCCGGGCGTGTCGCGCCTCGTCCAGGTCGATCTGGCCGAAGCGTCCAAGCTCGTCGGCGCCGCCTAA